From the Anopheles coustani chromosome X, idAnoCousDA_361_x.2, whole genome shotgun sequence genome, one window contains:
- the LOC131269487 gene encoding ATP synthase lipid-binding protein, mitochondrial, which translates to MFVSSAARIAPVARSLVLNGTKAYIRPISSAIISQSQTLAAQNTAPVALLPQVRSFQTTPVTRDIDSAAKFIGAGAATVGVAGSGAGIGTVFGSLIIGYARNPSLKQQLFSYAILGFALSEAMGLFCLMMAFLLLFAF; encoded by the exons ATGTTCGTCTCGTCGGCTGCCCGCATTGCCCCAGTTGCCCGAAGCCTG GTCCTGAATGGAACCAAGGCGTACATCCGACCGATCAGCAGCGCCATCATCTCCCAGAGCCAGACGCTCGCCGCCCAAAACACAGCTCCAGTAGCTCTGTTGCCACAGGTCCGGTCATTCCAGACTACCCCGGTCACCCGTGACATCGATTCTGCTGCCAAGTTCATCGGAGCCGGCGCAGCTACCGTTGGTGTTGCCGGATCTG GTGCCGGAATCGGAACAGTATTCGGATCCCTGATCATCGGTTACGCAAGAAACCCATCTCTGAAGCAGCAGCTGTTCTCCTACGCTATCTTGGGTTTCGCCCTGTCTGAAGCCATGGGTCTGTTCTGTCTTATGATGGCTTTCCTGCTGCTCTTCGCCTTCTAA
- the LOC131269474 gene encoding eukaryotic translation initiation factor 4B-like isoform X4 — protein MRWRKKGKKVKKTNKLSLGEFLTDGNTAVLNQVQISVPVKLSDWGEDGEDDDDDRGVRTQVIALPTAPRATRILNDDSIPQHPPFSIYVSNLPYDINEEDLYEIFADQEIVAMSLPRDDGDSRRLRGFGNIEFATRDDLIEVLAMPEPMVRNRRIRIGPYNENDTKRRNNRYDNFSSSDRDGDRPSSGNWRDRPDRGSGGGGDRDGGGMRRSGYNSGGGGGGYNRDREDRSGDSSGGGGNWRTDNRPPLPPPLSPGANRRNYDRDRGSGDGGFRRQPESRMTRPREPEVPMERPKLVLQPRTLPLPELPKPRPESDDDSKSEAGSGDGSGDSMPSPPRPRPTPVPAAKVFGDAKPVDTAAREREIEERLREKERLEREERQRKKEAEALAAAAARESEDAAKAGVEGADKENIDTDKENNASKHKGDDAAEEVVNWRVRKPDDETNKEDRRTDNQQNNRGTNPPVQRNGVPTGRDYPRDRDTRDRAPLPPPSRDGVRAGDNKDRPAKPSQEKDPKLLEERMPKFQEPTGPNLSMKNTFDGLSADEIDD, from the exons ATGCGATGGC gcaaaaaagggaagaaggTCAAAAAGACCAACAAGCTGTCGCTGGGAGAGTTCCTTACCGATGGAAATACGGCCGTGCTGAATCAGGTGCAGATCTCTGTGCCGGTCAAGCTGAGCGACTGGGGCGAGGATGGtgaggacgatgacgacgaccgCGGTGTGCGCACGCAGGTTATCGCGCTGCCGACGGCGCCCCGCGCCACCCGCATCCTGAACGATGACTCCATACCGCAGCACCCACCGTTCTCCATATACGTGTCGAACTTGCCTTATGACATCAATGAGGAGGACCTCTATGAAATATTTGCCGATCAGGAGATCGTGGCGATGTCGCTGCCGCGCGACGACGGTGACTCGCGCCGGCTGCGCGGGTTCGGCAACATCGAGTTTGCCACGCGAGACGACCTCATCGAGGTGCTGGCGATGCCGGAGCCGATGGTGCGCAACCGTCGCATCCGCATCGGCCCGTACAACGAGAACGATACCAAGCGGCGCAACAACCGCTATGACAACTTTTCCTCATCCGACAGAGACGGCGATCGGCCGTCTTCCGGAAACTGGCGCGATCGCCCAGACCGTGGCAGTGGCGGCGGGGGTGATCGTGACGGAGGTGGCATGCGCCGCAGCGGTTACAAcagtggcggcggcggcggcggctacAATCGCGACCGGGAGGATCGATCGGGTGATTCGTCCGGTGGTGGCGGAAACTGGCGTACCGATAATCGGCCCCCGCTGCCGCCACCGCTCTCGCCCGGTGCCAACCGTCGTAACTACGACCGAGACAGAGGATCCGGCGATGGTGGATTCCGTCGTCAGCCGGAGTCACGCATGACACGCCCGCGCGAACCCGAGGTGCCGATGGAGCGTCCGAAGCTGGTGCTGCAACCCCGCACACTCCCACTGCCCGAGCTGCCGAAGCCGCGGCCTGAATCGGACGATGACTCGAAGAGCGAAGCTGGCTCCGGGGATGGCAGCGGCGATTCGATGCCGTCGCCGCCAAGGCCACGCCCGACGCCGGTGCCTGCGGCAAAGGTGTTCGGCGACGCAAAGCCGGTCGATACGGCCGCGCGCGAGCGCGAAATCGAGGAGCGGTTGCGGGAGAAGGAGCGGCTCGAGCGCGAGGAGCGCCAGCGTAAGAAGGAGGCCGAAGCGCTGGCCGCTGCAGCCGCTCGGGAGTCCGAGGACGCAGCCAAGGCTGGTGTGGAGGGAGCGGATAAGGAAAACATTGACACGGACAAGGAGAACAACGCCAGCAAGCACAAAGGTGATGACGCGGCTGAGGAGGTGGTGAACTGGCGAGTGCGCAAACCCGACGACGAAACTAACAAAG AGGACCGCAGGACAGACAATCAGCAGAACAACCGGGGTACGAATCCCCCAGTCCAGAGAAACGGTGTTCCCACCGGCCGAGATTATCCGCG TGACCGCGACACTCGCGATCGCGCTCCCCTCCCTCCTCCATCACGCGATGGGGTTCGAGCCGGAGACAACAAGGATCGGCCAGCAAAACCATCACAAGAAAAAGACCCGAAACTACTAGAAGAACGTATGCCCAAGTTTCAGGAGCCCACAGGACCG AACTTGTCGATGAAGAACACCTTCGATGGACTCTCAGCCGATGAGATAGACGACTGA
- the LOC131269472 gene encoding mucin-5AC — translation MHINMALLQNICKFNGCALEFQSLDALIHHIEDTHIIDYIPLLERAQPACLPLSCILPYNPQYDSVAPAASGASGAVNGADTLHRCKTGVAAVWGSAAHGVTMTVSGGNANNQPTDAAANSTATSGAVNGVNHSGAATNGTAEQNGLGGNGGTLSEVSKNSLNQPTGTADLKRKIAIKHHSYSISSSNRSTTPTGSELDDDDMMVSESEDSNDSWTTEEFSSEFIMRYGSRRHSASGTGNGSNSSNEKPFACPVPGCKKRYKNVNGIKYHSKNGHKKDGNRVRKGFKCFCGKSYKTNQRLKIHNMLSHGPGWTNAATAGNNVSGNVSTSSGSIAAVQQSNGSAVTTGPSASASETDGSVAAFETIPLPLPVAAVSSQSRASISSISSGSTQSTNTVSIPTSSWEGSYTLDFTSTETSGIGTSPSIEQDQLQEQSTLSSSTSGISTLNSSPITNGSTMRTISSTFPSGTRSFLHLSSSVPNTSSQNASQRTITPPPPPTPATPTLATLTPAAQSGFTNATKRTATTTAAATLMISPIPTGHGVTSGGCFASSTPISSPVSIKYDSLGILTPATSPKLLATNISPENGQQLLAAAGGASTPAAVQASPLPPASTTTVVMPALNVSVGGNATGGGGTSASTTVVSVASASAIATTPTSGVAQNGEPVGIALVVSSIGGCGEMNNTNSTVTTTSTSNNNAVVLSASTATSQLYAEET, via the exons ATGCATATAAACATGGCTCTGCTACAGAATATATGCAAGTTTAATGGTTGTGCTCTAGAATTCCAAAGCCTGGATGCATTAATACATCACATAGAAGACACACACATAATAG ACTATATACCACTCCTAGAACGGGCACAGCCAGCATGTCTTCCGCTCAGCTGCATTCTGCCTTACAATCCGCAGTATGACAGTGTTGCACCAGCAGCCAGCGGTGCATCCGGTGCCGTTAACGGTGCTGATACGTTGCACCGGTGCAAAACCGGCGTTGCGGCGGTTTGGGGGTCAGCAGCGCATGGGGTGACGATGACAGTGTCCGGTGGAAATGCCAACAATCAACCCACTGATGCAGCTGCAAACTCTACCGCAACGAGCGGCGCCGTCAATGGTGTCAACCACAGTGGTGCAGCCACGAACGGAACCGCGGAACAGAACGGCCTGGGCGGCAATGGTGGTACGCTGTCCGAGGTATCCAAAAATTCCCTCAATCAACCGACAGGCACAGCAGATCTCAAGCGCAAAATCGCCATTAAACATCACAGCTACAGCATCTCGTCGTCCAACCGGAGCACAACACCAACAG GTAGTGAATTGGATGACGATGATATGATGGTCTCCGAATCGGAAGACAGTAATGACTCGTGGACGACGGAGGAGTTCAGCTCGGAGTTTATAATGCGCTATGGTAGCAG ACGACACTCGGCGTCCGGCACCGGAAACGGCTCTAATTCATCCAATGAGAAACCGTTCGCGTGCCCGGTACCTGGCTGTAAGAAGCGGTACAAGAACGTGAATGGTATCAagtaccattccaaaaatggGCATAAAAAGGACGGAAA CCGGGTTCGCAAAGGTTTCAAGTGCTTCTGCGGAAAGAGCTACAAAACTAATCAACGTCTCAAGATCCACAACATGCTGTCGCATGGTCCCGGCTGGACAAATGCTGCCACCGCTGGTAACAACGTTTCAGGTAACGTTTCCACCAGCTCAGGCTCGATCGCTGCAGTGCAGCAGTCCAATGGGTCGGCAGTAACAACCGGACCAAGTGCATCGGCATCCGAGACCGATGGTTCGGTGGCTGCATTCGAGACAATTCCATTGCCCCTGCCGGTAGCGGCAGTTTCGAGTCAATCGCGTGCCAGTATTTCCAGCATTAGCTCCGGCTCGACCCAGAGCACTAACACCGTAAGCATCCCAACATCCAGCTGGGAAGGTTCTTACACCCTTGACTTCACTTCCACCGAAACATCCGGTATTGGAACAAGTCCATCCATCGAGCAGGACCAACTCCAGGAACAGTCGACCCTGAGCAGTAGTACTTCCGGCATCAGCACCCTGAACTCCAGCCCCATCACCAACGGGAGTACGATGCGTACTATCAGCAGCACTTTCCCAAGCGGCACCCGAAGCTTTCTCCATCTTTCCAGCAGCGTACCGAACACATCTAGTCAGAACGCGTCACAACGGACGatcacaccaccaccgcctccgACACCCGCCACACCGACCCTGGCCACGCTGACGCCTGCCGCGCAATCCGGTTTCACCAACGCCACGAAGCGAACGGCAACGACCACGGCAGCAGCGACGCTGATGATTTCGCCGATACCAACGGGCCACGGTGTGACCTCGGGTGGATGCTTCGCGTCCTCCACGCCCATCTCGTCACCGGTGAGCATCAAGTACGACAGTTTGGGCATACTAACACCGGCCACCTCGCCCAAGCTGCTCGCCACCAACATCAGCCCCGAGAATGGGCAGCAGCTGCTGGCCGCCGCTGGCGGTGCATCCACACCCGCCGCCGTGCAAGCCTCGCCCCTTCCACCTGCTTCGACCACCACCGTCGTGATGCCAGCCTTAAATGTTAGCGTAGGTGGAAACGCGACGGGCGGTGGTGGTACGTCGGCATCGACAACGGTCGTCAGTGTCGCCTCCGCTTCCGCCATCGCCACCACCCCCACCAGCGGCGTCGCGCAGAACGGGGAGCCAGTTGGGATTGCCCTGGTCGTCTCCTCCATCGGAGGCTGCGGTGAGATGAACAACACCAACTCCACCGTCACCACTACCAGTACCAGTAATAACAATGCGGTTGTGCTATCGGCGTCAACCGCAACTAGTCAGCTGTATGCCGAAGAGACGTAA
- the LOC131269474 gene encoding eukaryotic translation initiation factor 4B-like isoform X2 translates to MGEQAEGGRKKGKKVKKTNKLSLGEFLTDGNTAVLNQVQISVPVKLSDWGEDGEDDDDDRGVRTQVIALPTAPRATRILNDDSIPQHPPFSIYVSNLPYDINEEDLYEIFADQEIVAMSLPRDDGDSRRLRGFGNIEFATRDDLIEVLAMPEPMVRNRRIRIGPYNENDTKRRNNRYDNFSSSDRDGDRPSSGNWRDRPDRGSGGGGDRDGGGMRRSGYNSGGGGGGYNRDREDRSGDSSGGGGNWRTDNRPPLPPPLSPGANRRNYDRDRGSGDGGFRRQPESRMTRPREPEVPMERPKLVLQPRTLPLPELPKPRPESDDDSKSEAGSGDGSGDSMPSPPRPRPTPVPAAKVFGDAKPVDTAAREREIEERLREKERLEREERQRKKEAEALAAAAARESEDAAKAGVEGADKENIDTDKENNASKHKGDDAAEEVVNWRVRKPDDETNKEDRRTDNQQNNRGTNPPVQRNGVPTGRDYPRDRDTRDRAPLPPPSRDGVRAGDNKDRPAKPSQEKDPKLLEERMPKFQEPTGPNLSMKNTFDGLSADEIDD, encoded by the exons ATGGGCGAGCAAGCCGAGGGTGGCC gcaaaaaagggaagaaggTCAAAAAGACCAACAAGCTGTCGCTGGGAGAGTTCCTTACCGATGGAAATACGGCCGTGCTGAATCAGGTGCAGATCTCTGTGCCGGTCAAGCTGAGCGACTGGGGCGAGGATGGtgaggacgatgacgacgaccgCGGTGTGCGCACGCAGGTTATCGCGCTGCCGACGGCGCCCCGCGCCACCCGCATCCTGAACGATGACTCCATACCGCAGCACCCACCGTTCTCCATATACGTGTCGAACTTGCCTTATGACATCAATGAGGAGGACCTCTATGAAATATTTGCCGATCAGGAGATCGTGGCGATGTCGCTGCCGCGCGACGACGGTGACTCGCGCCGGCTGCGCGGGTTCGGCAACATCGAGTTTGCCACGCGAGACGACCTCATCGAGGTGCTGGCGATGCCGGAGCCGATGGTGCGCAACCGTCGCATCCGCATCGGCCCGTACAACGAGAACGATACCAAGCGGCGCAACAACCGCTATGACAACTTTTCCTCATCCGACAGAGACGGCGATCGGCCGTCTTCCGGAAACTGGCGCGATCGCCCAGACCGTGGCAGTGGCGGCGGGGGTGATCGTGACGGAGGTGGCATGCGCCGCAGCGGTTACAAcagtggcggcggcggcggcggctacAATCGCGACCGGGAGGATCGATCGGGTGATTCGTCCGGTGGTGGCGGAAACTGGCGTACCGATAATCGGCCCCCGCTGCCGCCACCGCTCTCGCCCGGTGCCAACCGTCGTAACTACGACCGAGACAGAGGATCCGGCGATGGTGGATTCCGTCGTCAGCCGGAGTCACGCATGACACGCCCGCGCGAACCCGAGGTGCCGATGGAGCGTCCGAAGCTGGTGCTGCAACCCCGCACACTCCCACTGCCCGAGCTGCCGAAGCCGCGGCCTGAATCGGACGATGACTCGAAGAGCGAAGCTGGCTCCGGGGATGGCAGCGGCGATTCGATGCCGTCGCCGCCAAGGCCACGCCCGACGCCGGTGCCTGCGGCAAAGGTGTTCGGCGACGCAAAGCCGGTCGATACGGCCGCGCGCGAGCGCGAAATCGAGGAGCGGTTGCGGGAGAAGGAGCGGCTCGAGCGCGAGGAGCGCCAGCGTAAGAAGGAGGCCGAAGCGCTGGCCGCTGCAGCCGCTCGGGAGTCCGAGGACGCAGCCAAGGCTGGTGTGGAGGGAGCGGATAAGGAAAACATTGACACGGACAAGGAGAACAACGCCAGCAAGCACAAAGGTGATGACGCGGCTGAGGAGGTGGTGAACTGGCGAGTGCGCAAACCCGACGACGAAACTAACAAAG AGGACCGCAGGACAGACAATCAGCAGAACAACCGGGGTACGAATCCCCCAGTCCAGAGAAACGGTGTTCCCACCGGCCGAGATTATCCGCG TGACCGCGACACTCGCGATCGCGCTCCCCTCCCTCCTCCATCACGCGATGGGGTTCGAGCCGGAGACAACAAGGATCGGCCAGCAAAACCATCACAAGAAAAAGACCCGAAACTACTAGAAGAACGTATGCCCAAGTTTCAGGAGCCCACAGGACCG AACTTGTCGATGAAGAACACCTTCGATGGACTCTCAGCCGATGAGATAGACGACTGA
- the LOC131269474 gene encoding eukaryotic translation initiation factor 4B-like isoform X1: MNLVHAFRSPSSRKTACKKGKKVKKTNKLSLGEFLTDGNTAVLNQVQISVPVKLSDWGEDGEDDDDDRGVRTQVIALPTAPRATRILNDDSIPQHPPFSIYVSNLPYDINEEDLYEIFADQEIVAMSLPRDDGDSRRLRGFGNIEFATRDDLIEVLAMPEPMVRNRRIRIGPYNENDTKRRNNRYDNFSSSDRDGDRPSSGNWRDRPDRGSGGGGDRDGGGMRRSGYNSGGGGGGYNRDREDRSGDSSGGGGNWRTDNRPPLPPPLSPGANRRNYDRDRGSGDGGFRRQPESRMTRPREPEVPMERPKLVLQPRTLPLPELPKPRPESDDDSKSEAGSGDGSGDSMPSPPRPRPTPVPAAKVFGDAKPVDTAAREREIEERLREKERLEREERQRKKEAEALAAAAARESEDAAKAGVEGADKENIDTDKENNASKHKGDDAAEEVVNWRVRKPDDETNKEDRRTDNQQNNRGTNPPVQRNGVPTGRDYPRDRDTRDRAPLPPPSRDGVRAGDNKDRPAKPSQEKDPKLLEERMPKFQEPTGPNLSMKNTFDGLSADEIDD; the protein is encoded by the exons ATGAATCTCGTACACGCATTTCGATCGCCATCGTCGCGTAAAACCGCGT gcaaaaaagggaagaaggTCAAAAAGACCAACAAGCTGTCGCTGGGAGAGTTCCTTACCGATGGAAATACGGCCGTGCTGAATCAGGTGCAGATCTCTGTGCCGGTCAAGCTGAGCGACTGGGGCGAGGATGGtgaggacgatgacgacgaccgCGGTGTGCGCACGCAGGTTATCGCGCTGCCGACGGCGCCCCGCGCCACCCGCATCCTGAACGATGACTCCATACCGCAGCACCCACCGTTCTCCATATACGTGTCGAACTTGCCTTATGACATCAATGAGGAGGACCTCTATGAAATATTTGCCGATCAGGAGATCGTGGCGATGTCGCTGCCGCGCGACGACGGTGACTCGCGCCGGCTGCGCGGGTTCGGCAACATCGAGTTTGCCACGCGAGACGACCTCATCGAGGTGCTGGCGATGCCGGAGCCGATGGTGCGCAACCGTCGCATCCGCATCGGCCCGTACAACGAGAACGATACCAAGCGGCGCAACAACCGCTATGACAACTTTTCCTCATCCGACAGAGACGGCGATCGGCCGTCTTCCGGAAACTGGCGCGATCGCCCAGACCGTGGCAGTGGCGGCGGGGGTGATCGTGACGGAGGTGGCATGCGCCGCAGCGGTTACAAcagtggcggcggcggcggcggctacAATCGCGACCGGGAGGATCGATCGGGTGATTCGTCCGGTGGTGGCGGAAACTGGCGTACCGATAATCGGCCCCCGCTGCCGCCACCGCTCTCGCCCGGTGCCAACCGTCGTAACTACGACCGAGACAGAGGATCCGGCGATGGTGGATTCCGTCGTCAGCCGGAGTCACGCATGACACGCCCGCGCGAACCCGAGGTGCCGATGGAGCGTCCGAAGCTGGTGCTGCAACCCCGCACACTCCCACTGCCCGAGCTGCCGAAGCCGCGGCCTGAATCGGACGATGACTCGAAGAGCGAAGCTGGCTCCGGGGATGGCAGCGGCGATTCGATGCCGTCGCCGCCAAGGCCACGCCCGACGCCGGTGCCTGCGGCAAAGGTGTTCGGCGACGCAAAGCCGGTCGATACGGCCGCGCGCGAGCGCGAAATCGAGGAGCGGTTGCGGGAGAAGGAGCGGCTCGAGCGCGAGGAGCGCCAGCGTAAGAAGGAGGCCGAAGCGCTGGCCGCTGCAGCCGCTCGGGAGTCCGAGGACGCAGCCAAGGCTGGTGTGGAGGGAGCGGATAAGGAAAACATTGACACGGACAAGGAGAACAACGCCAGCAAGCACAAAGGTGATGACGCGGCTGAGGAGGTGGTGAACTGGCGAGTGCGCAAACCCGACGACGAAACTAACAAAG AGGACCGCAGGACAGACAATCAGCAGAACAACCGGGGTACGAATCCCCCAGTCCAGAGAAACGGTGTTCCCACCGGCCGAGATTATCCGCG TGACCGCGACACTCGCGATCGCGCTCCCCTCCCTCCTCCATCACGCGATGGGGTTCGAGCCGGAGACAACAAGGATCGGCCAGCAAAACCATCACAAGAAAAAGACCCGAAACTACTAGAAGAACGTATGCCCAAGTTTCAGGAGCCCACAGGACCG AACTTGTCGATGAAGAACACCTTCGATGGACTCTCAGCCGATGAGATAGACGACTGA
- the LOC131269474 gene encoding eukaryotic translation initiation factor 4B-like isoform X3: MATVSGKKGKKVKKTNKLSLGEFLTDGNTAVLNQVQISVPVKLSDWGEDGEDDDDDRGVRTQVIALPTAPRATRILNDDSIPQHPPFSIYVSNLPYDINEEDLYEIFADQEIVAMSLPRDDGDSRRLRGFGNIEFATRDDLIEVLAMPEPMVRNRRIRIGPYNENDTKRRNNRYDNFSSSDRDGDRPSSGNWRDRPDRGSGGGGDRDGGGMRRSGYNSGGGGGGYNRDREDRSGDSSGGGGNWRTDNRPPLPPPLSPGANRRNYDRDRGSGDGGFRRQPESRMTRPREPEVPMERPKLVLQPRTLPLPELPKPRPESDDDSKSEAGSGDGSGDSMPSPPRPRPTPVPAAKVFGDAKPVDTAAREREIEERLREKERLEREERQRKKEAEALAAAAARESEDAAKAGVEGADKENIDTDKENNASKHKGDDAAEEVVNWRVRKPDDETNKEDRRTDNQQNNRGTNPPVQRNGVPTGRDYPRDRDTRDRAPLPPPSRDGVRAGDNKDRPAKPSQEKDPKLLEERMPKFQEPTGPNLSMKNTFDGLSADEIDD, translated from the exons ATGGCTACGGTATCAG gcaaaaaagggaagaaggTCAAAAAGACCAACAAGCTGTCGCTGGGAGAGTTCCTTACCGATGGAAATACGGCCGTGCTGAATCAGGTGCAGATCTCTGTGCCGGTCAAGCTGAGCGACTGGGGCGAGGATGGtgaggacgatgacgacgaccgCGGTGTGCGCACGCAGGTTATCGCGCTGCCGACGGCGCCCCGCGCCACCCGCATCCTGAACGATGACTCCATACCGCAGCACCCACCGTTCTCCATATACGTGTCGAACTTGCCTTATGACATCAATGAGGAGGACCTCTATGAAATATTTGCCGATCAGGAGATCGTGGCGATGTCGCTGCCGCGCGACGACGGTGACTCGCGCCGGCTGCGCGGGTTCGGCAACATCGAGTTTGCCACGCGAGACGACCTCATCGAGGTGCTGGCGATGCCGGAGCCGATGGTGCGCAACCGTCGCATCCGCATCGGCCCGTACAACGAGAACGATACCAAGCGGCGCAACAACCGCTATGACAACTTTTCCTCATCCGACAGAGACGGCGATCGGCCGTCTTCCGGAAACTGGCGCGATCGCCCAGACCGTGGCAGTGGCGGCGGGGGTGATCGTGACGGAGGTGGCATGCGCCGCAGCGGTTACAAcagtggcggcggcggcggcggctacAATCGCGACCGGGAGGATCGATCGGGTGATTCGTCCGGTGGTGGCGGAAACTGGCGTACCGATAATCGGCCCCCGCTGCCGCCACCGCTCTCGCCCGGTGCCAACCGTCGTAACTACGACCGAGACAGAGGATCCGGCGATGGTGGATTCCGTCGTCAGCCGGAGTCACGCATGACACGCCCGCGCGAACCCGAGGTGCCGATGGAGCGTCCGAAGCTGGTGCTGCAACCCCGCACACTCCCACTGCCCGAGCTGCCGAAGCCGCGGCCTGAATCGGACGATGACTCGAAGAGCGAAGCTGGCTCCGGGGATGGCAGCGGCGATTCGATGCCGTCGCCGCCAAGGCCACGCCCGACGCCGGTGCCTGCGGCAAAGGTGTTCGGCGACGCAAAGCCGGTCGATACGGCCGCGCGCGAGCGCGAAATCGAGGAGCGGTTGCGGGAGAAGGAGCGGCTCGAGCGCGAGGAGCGCCAGCGTAAGAAGGAGGCCGAAGCGCTGGCCGCTGCAGCCGCTCGGGAGTCCGAGGACGCAGCCAAGGCTGGTGTGGAGGGAGCGGATAAGGAAAACATTGACACGGACAAGGAGAACAACGCCAGCAAGCACAAAGGTGATGACGCGGCTGAGGAGGTGGTGAACTGGCGAGTGCGCAAACCCGACGACGAAACTAACAAAG AGGACCGCAGGACAGACAATCAGCAGAACAACCGGGGTACGAATCCCCCAGTCCAGAGAAACGGTGTTCCCACCGGCCGAGATTATCCGCG TGACCGCGACACTCGCGATCGCGCTCCCCTCCCTCCTCCATCACGCGATGGGGTTCGAGCCGGAGACAACAAGGATCGGCCAGCAAAACCATCACAAGAAAAAGACCCGAAACTACTAGAAGAACGTATGCCCAAGTTTCAGGAGCCCACAGGACCG AACTTGTCGATGAAGAACACCTTCGATGGACTCTCAGCCGATGAGATAGACGACTGA